One genomic segment of Bacteroides caccae includes these proteins:
- a CDS encoding dihydroorotase, giving the protein MKRTLIQNAVIVNEGRKVLGSVVIEGEKIAEILTGEEKTTTPCDEIIDATGCYLLPGAIDEHVHFRDPGLTHKADITTESRAAAAGGVTSIMDMPNTNPQTTTLEALDEKLTLLAGKSAVNYSCYFGATNNNYPQFAQLDKHRVCGVKLFMGSSTGNMLVDRMASLRNIFGGTDLLIAAHCEDQGIIKENTDKYKKAYGDDVPLTLHPVIRSEEACYRSSELAVQLAREANARLHIMHISTARELDLFSDAPLITKRITAEACVSHLLFTEDDYQTLGARIKCNPAIKTAEDRKALQEAVNSGLIDAIATDHAPHLLSEKEGGALKAMSGMPMIQFSLASMLELVDKGIFSIEKIVEKMSHAPAQMYEINNRGFIHKGYQADLVLVRPNSKWTVTTDCIVSKCQWSPLEGHTFNWKVEKTFVNGHLLYDNGKIDETYRGQELRFR; this is encoded by the coding sequence ATGAAACGTACACTGATTCAAAATGCCGTTATAGTCAACGAAGGAAGAAAAGTTCTGGGTTCGGTTGTTATCGAAGGCGAGAAGATTGCCGAAATACTGACCGGAGAAGAAAAAACAACTACACCTTGCGATGAAATCATAGACGCAACCGGATGTTATCTTTTGCCGGGCGCAATTGACGAACACGTGCATTTTCGTGACCCGGGACTGACTCATAAAGCGGATATAACTACCGAAAGCCGTGCTGCGGCCGCCGGAGGCGTTACCTCTATCATGGATATGCCGAATACGAATCCGCAGACGACAACGTTAGAGGCTCTGGATGAGAAACTTACTTTATTGGCCGGGAAGTCGGCCGTCAACTATTCCTGTTACTTCGGGGCAACCAACAATAACTACCCGCAGTTTGCCCAACTGGACAAACACCGTGTTTGTGGCGTAAAACTATTTATGGGATCAAGCACAGGCAATATGCTGGTAGACCGCATGGCGAGCCTGCGCAATATATTCGGCGGAACCGATTTACTTATCGCCGCCCATTGTGAGGACCAGGGAATTATCAAAGAAAATACAGACAAATATAAAAAAGCATACGGGGACGATGTGCCTTTGACCCTTCATCCGGTTATCCGTTCGGAAGAAGCTTGTTACCGTTCCTCCGAACTGGCAGTACAACTGGCACGTGAGGCAAATGCCCGCTTGCACATCATGCATATTTCCACAGCCAGAGAACTGGATTTATTTTCCGACGCTCCTTTGATAACGAAGCGAATTACGGCGGAAGCTTGTGTTTCTCACTTACTTTTCACGGAAGATGATTATCAGACTTTAGGCGCACGCATCAAATGTAACCCTGCCATTAAAACAGCCGAAGACCGGAAGGCTTTGCAGGAAGCTGTCAACAGCGGTCTGATCGACGCCATTGCGACCGATCATGCCCCGCATCTGCTAAGCGAAAAAGAGGGAGGCGCTTTGAAAGCGATGTCCGGAATGCCAATGATCCAATTCTCTCTGGCCAGTATGCTGGAACTTGTAGATAAAGGTATCTTCTCTATCGAGAAAATAGTAGAAAAGATGTCTCATGCGCCTGCTCAAATGTATGAAATAAATAATCGCGGATTTATCCATAAAGGTTATCAGGCAGACCTTGTATTAGTACGTCCCAACTCCAAATGGACAGTAACAACGGATTGCATTGTAAGCAAATGCCAATGGAGTCCGCTGGAAGGTCATACCTTCAACTGGAAAGTGGAGAAAACATTTGTGAACGGTCACCTGTTATACGATAACGGAAAAATAGACGAAACTTATCGTGGACAAGAATTAAGATTCAGATAA
- a CDS encoding polyprenol monophosphomannose synthase → MQISDSIVIIPTYNERENIENIIRAVFGLPKIFHILVIEDGSPDGTANIVKTLQQEFPERLFMIERKGKLGLGTAYIAGFKWALEHSYEYIFEMDADFSHNPNDLPRLCQACAEAGGDVAVGSRYVSGVNVVNWPMGRVLMSYFASKYVQFITGIPIHDTTAGFVCYRRQVLETIDLEHIRFKGYAFQIEMKFTAYKCGFKIIEVPVIFINRELGTSKMNSSIFGEAVFGVIKLKVNSWFHKFPQKK, encoded by the coding sequence ATGCAAATATCGGATAGCATTGTAATTATCCCTACCTATAATGAACGGGAGAACATAGAAAATATCATCCGTGCCGTTTTCGGACTTCCTAAGATATTCCATATTCTGGTAATAGAGGACGGTTCGCCGGACGGAACGGCAAACATCGTCAAGACTTTGCAACAAGAATTTCCCGAACGTCTTTTTATGATTGAACGCAAAGGAAAGTTAGGGCTGGGCACTGCCTATATCGCCGGATTCAAGTGGGCACTGGAACATTCGTACGAATATATTTTTGAAATGGATGCTGATTTCAGTCATAATCCGAATGACTTGCCCCGTCTGTGTCAGGCGTGTGCGGAAGCAGGAGGAGATGTAGCTGTCGGCTCCCGCTACGTCAGCGGAGTGAATGTAGTCAATTGGCCTATGGGCAGAGTACTGATGTCTTATTTCGCATCCAAATACGTGCAGTTCATTACAGGTATTCCTATCCACGATACCACTGCCGGATTTGTTTGTTACCGCCGACAGGTACTCGAAACGATTGATCTAGAACACATTCGTTTTAAGGGATATGCCTTCCAGATCGAAATGAAATTTACCGCTTATAAATGTGGTTTCAAGATTATCGAAGTTCCCGTTATCTTCATCAATCGCGAGTTGGGTACTTCGAAAATGAACAGCAGTATCTTCGGAGAGGCCGTATTCGGAGTGATTAAATTAAAAGTAAATAGTTGGTTCCACAAATTCCCCCAAAAGAAATGA
- the mfd gene encoding transcription-repair coupling factor, producing MTITELQQLYAAHPNMAMMKRLLKDTSVQTIFCGGLYASAASLFSSILVQEGGCPFVFILGDLEEAGYFYHDLTQVLGTETVLFFPSSFRRSIKYGQKDAANEILRTEVLSRLQKGEKGLCIVTYPDALAEKVVSRKELSDKTLKLNVGEKVDTTFITDVLHSYGFEYVDYVYEPGQYAVRGSIIDVFSFASEYPYRIDFFGDEVESIRTFEVESQLSREKKEGVSIVPDLAVTGDVTTSFLDFIPKETTLAMRDFLWLRERIQVVHDEALTPQAIAVQEVEENGGITLEGKLIDGSEFTVRALDFRRLEFGNKPTGTPNASVTFDTSAQPIFHKNFDLVAGSFKEYLEKGYTLYICSDSMKQTDRIRAIFEDRGDKIKFTPVERTVHEGFVDNTLRLCFFTDHQLFDRFHKYNLKSDKARSGKVALSLKELNQFTPGDYVVHTDHGIGRFSGLVRIPNGDTTQEVLKLVFQNEDVVFVSIHSLHKVSKYKGKEGEAPRLNKLGTGAWEKLKERTKTKIKDIARDLIKLYSQRRQEKGFSYSPDSFLQRELEASFIYEDTPDQSKATVDVKTDMESDRPMDRLVCGDVGFGKTEVAIRAAFKAVADNKQVAVLVPTTVLAYQHFQTFRERLKGLPCRVEYLSRARTAAQAKAVLKELKEGDVGILIGTHRILGKDVRFKDLGLLIVDEEQKFGVSVKEKLRQLKVNVDTLTMTATPIPRTLQFSLMGARDLSVISTPPPNRYPIQTEVHTFNEEVITDAINFEMSRNGQVFFVNNRIANLPELKAMIERHIPDCRVAIGHGQMEPAELEKIIFDFVNYDYDVLLATTIIESGIDIPNANTIIINQAQNFGLSDLHQMRGRVGRSNKKAFCYLLAPPLSSLTAEGRRRLQAIENFSDLGSGIHIAMQDLDIRGAGNLLGAEQSGFIADLGYETYQKILSEAVHELKNDEFADLYADEIKGEGQISGEGFVDECQVESDLELLLPANYVTGSSERMLLYRELDGLMLDKDVEAFRSRLEDRFGPVPPETEELLRIVPLRRLAARLGAEKIFLKGGRMTLFFVSNPDSPFYQSQAFGKVIDYMMKYTRRCDLREQNGKRSMLIKDVTNVETAVSVLQEVVALPVKE from the coding sequence ATGACGATAACTGAGTTGCAACAACTATATGCTGCCCATCCTAACATGGCAATGATGAAGCGTTTGTTGAAGGATACTTCTGTTCAAACTATTTTTTGTGGAGGATTATATGCGTCTGCTGCTTCGCTTTTTTCTTCTATATTGGTGCAGGAGGGAGGTTGTCCTTTTGTCTTTATTCTGGGCGATCTGGAGGAAGCGGGGTATTTTTATCACGACTTGACGCAAGTGTTGGGGACAGAAACTGTACTTTTCTTTCCTTCTTCGTTCCGCCGTTCCATTAAGTACGGGCAAAAAGATGCGGCAAATGAGATTCTCCGCACGGAAGTATTGAGCCGTTTGCAGAAAGGGGAGAAGGGCTTGTGCATCGTCACCTATCCGGATGCATTGGCGGAGAAAGTCGTATCCCGTAAAGAATTGAGCGATAAGACTCTGAAACTGAATGTCGGCGAGAAGGTAGACACGACCTTTATCACGGATGTGTTGCATAGTTATGGTTTCGAATATGTGGATTATGTATATGAGCCGGGGCAGTATGCCGTTCGTGGTAGCATCATCGACGTCTTTTCTTTTGCTTCGGAATATCCTTACCGCATTGACTTTTTTGGAGACGAAGTAGAGAGTATCCGTACCTTTGAGGTTGAATCCCAGCTATCTCGGGAGAAGAAAGAAGGAGTGTCTATCGTGCCCGATTTGGCTGTGACGGGAGATGTTACTACCTCGTTTTTGGATTTCATACCGAAAGAGACTACCTTGGCAATGCGTGACTTCCTTTGGTTGCGTGAACGGATTCAGGTCGTGCACGATGAGGCGTTGACACCGCAGGCGATAGCCGTACAGGAAGTCGAAGAAAATGGCGGTATTACGTTGGAAGGCAAACTGATAGACGGCAGTGAATTTACCGTGCGTGCACTTGATTTCCGCCGGCTGGAGTTTGGTAACAAGCCGACCGGTACTCCGAATGCCAGCGTCACTTTTGATACTTCCGCACAGCCTATCTTTCATAAAAACTTCGACTTGGTAGCCGGCTCTTTCAAGGAGTATTTGGAAAAAGGATATACCCTTTATATTTGTAGTGACAGCATGAAGCAGACGGATCGTATCCGGGCAATCTTCGAAGACCGAGGGGATAAGATCAAATTTACTCCTGTAGAACGTACTGTGCATGAAGGTTTTGTTGATAACACATTGCGTCTCTGTTTCTTTACAGATCACCAGTTGTTCGACCGTTTCCATAAATATAATCTGAAAAGCGATAAGGCTCGTTCAGGTAAAGTGGCCCTGTCCTTGAAAGAACTGAATCAGTTTACTCCGGGTGATTATGTGGTGCATACGGACCACGGTATCGGACGTTTTTCCGGATTGGTGCGTATTCCGAATGGAGATACTACGCAAGAAGTTCTGAAACTGGTTTTTCAAAATGAGGATGTGGTGTTTGTCTCGATTCATTCTTTGCATAAGGTCTCTAAATATAAAGGTAAGGAGGGCGAAGCTCCCCGCCTTAATAAGTTGGGAACGGGGGCATGGGAGAAACTGAAAGAGCGTACAAAAACCAAAATCAAGGATATTGCCCGCGATTTGATTAAGTTGTATTCGCAACGTCGTCAGGAGAAAGGCTTTTCTTATAGTCCCGACAGTTTCTTGCAGCGTGAGTTGGAAGCGTCTTTTATTTATGAAGATACACCCGATCAGAGCAAAGCTACTGTCGATGTGAAGACCGATATGGAGAGTGACCGCCCAATGGACCGTCTCGTCTGTGGGGATGTAGGCTTTGGAAAAACGGAAGTGGCTATCCGGGCAGCTTTTAAGGCGGTGGCGGACAATAAGCAGGTTGCAGTTCTGGTGCCGACCACGGTGCTTGCTTATCAGCATTTCCAGACCTTCCGCGAACGTTTGAAGGGATTGCCTTGCCGGGTGGAATATCTGAGCCGTGCACGTACGGCCGCACAGGCAAAAGCGGTGCTGAAAGAATTGAAGGAAGGTGATGTCGGTATACTTATCGGTACTCATCGTATTTTGGGAAAAGATGTCCGGTTCAAGGATTTAGGATTACTGATTGTTGATGAGGAACAGAAATTCGGTGTTTCCGTCAAGGAGAAGTTACGTCAGTTGAAGGTAAATGTCGATACATTGACTATGACTGCCACGCCCATTCCCCGGACGCTGCAATTCTCATTAATGGGTGCGCGAGACCTGAGTGTGATCTCTACACCGCCGCCTAACCGTTATCCGATTCAGACCGAAGTGCATACCTTTAATGAAGAAGTGATAACGGACGCTATCAACTTTGAAATGAGTCGTAACGGACAGGTGTTTTTTGTCAACAACCGGATAGCAAACCTGCCCGAATTAAAAGCGATGATTGAACGCCATATCCCTGACTGTCGTGTGGCAATTGGACACGGGCAGATGGAACCTGCCGAACTGGAGAAAATCATTTTTGATTTTGTCAACTATGACTATGACGTACTCCTTGCAACTACTATTATTGAAAGTGGCATTGATATTCCGAATGCCAATACGATCATCATCAATCAGGCGCAGAATTTTGGTTTGAGTGACCTTCATCAGATGCGTGGCCGTGTAGGGCGCAGCAATAAGAAAGCGTTCTGTTATTTGTTGGCTCCTCCGTTGAGTAGCCTGACAGCAGAGGGACGCCGTCGGTTACAAGCAATTGAGAATTTTAGTGATTTGGGCAGTGGTATCCATATCGCCATGCAGGATTTGGATATTCGCGGTGCCGGTAACTTGCTTGGAGCCGAGCAAAGCGGATTTATCGCCGACCTGGGATATGAAACGTATCAAAAGATTCTTTCCGAAGCTGTTCACGAATTGAAGAATGATGAATTTGCAGATTTGTATGCGGATGAAATCAAAGGTGAAGGGCAGATTAGCGGTGAAGGTTTTGTGGATGAATGTCAGGTGGAAAGTGACCTTGAACTGTTATTGCCTGCTAATTACGTGACGGGCAGTAGCGAACGTATGTTGCTTTATCGTGAATTGGACGGTTTGATGCTGGATAAAGACGTAGAGGCATTCCGTTCCCGTCTGGAGGACCGTTTCGGACCTGTTCCGCCGGAAACGGAAGAATTGCTTCGTATTGTTCCTCTCCGCCGTCTGGCAGCACGCTTGGGAGCGGAGAAGATCTTCCTGAAAGGTGGTCGGATGACGTTGTTCTTTGTCTCCAACCCGGATAGTCCGTTCTATCAAAGTCAGGCTTTCGGTAAAGTGATAGATTATATGATGAAATATACCCGCCGTTGTGACCTGCGTGAACAGAACGGCAAGCGAAGTATGCTGATAAAAGATGTGACTAATGTGGAAACTGCGGTGAGTGTGTTGCAAGAAGTTGTGGCGTTGCCGGTGAAAGAATGA